One genomic segment of Terriglobia bacterium includes these proteins:
- a CDS encoding RecX family transcriptional regulator: MKPSRTWIVSEIELYDRALRLLAQKNRSRWELSRLLEKRCTEKALVSSVLDKCVARGYLDDIKYAVHLARQRATGKKQGRRRVAQELKSRGIAPSIAEQALEQVFGSLDEDELLRQALGMKLKAKSGAWTRKQVKKIYDQLVRAGFNTDRILLEFRRHHISPREMDLNGEEGE; encoded by the coding sequence ATGAAGCCCTCGCGAACATGGATCGTCAGCGAAATCGAGCTCTATGACCGCGCCCTCAGACTTCTCGCTCAGAAGAACCGATCCCGATGGGAATTGAGCCGGCTCCTCGAGAAACGGTGCACGGAGAAAGCGCTCGTCTCGAGCGTCCTCGATAAATGTGTCGCTCGGGGTTACCTCGATGATATAAAATACGCCGTCCATCTGGCTCGTCAGCGTGCGACCGGGAAGAAACAGGGCCGCCGCCGGGTGGCCCAGGAGTTGAAATCCCGGGGCATTGCACCCTCGATCGCCGAGCAGGCGCTCGAGCAGGTCTTCGGCTCTCTGGATGAGGATGAACTGCTGCGTCAGGCCCTGGGAATGAAACTGAAAGCCAAGTCCGGCGCCTGGACTCGGAAGCAGGTAAAGAAAATCTACGACCAGCTCGTCCGGGCCGGCTTTAACACGGATCGTATCCTTCTTGAATTTCGCCGTCATCATATTTCCCCGCGGGAAATGGATCTCAACGGCGAGGAAGGCGAGTAA
- a CDS encoding PilT/PilU family type 4a pilus ATPase, which yields MIIDDLLRIACEKSASDLHLKAGNHPHIRVHGELVPVTEVRRLSAEDTLNMAFSIMSNRQKQKFKDNFELDMAYGITGVGRFRCNIFQQRGTVCIVMRVIPTKILTLEELHLPPIVEKICDEARGLVLVTGTTGSGKTTTLATMIDLMNQKRCENIITIEDPIEFLHTDKKAFVNQREVDIDTKSFHDALRSALREDPDIILVGEMRDLETIDTAITAAETGHLVLSTLHTIDATETVQRVITMFPPHQQNQIRLQLATILRSVISMRLVRQADGVGRVPAVEVLMSTEYIRDCIVTPEKTRIIRDAIAQGTTQYGMQTFDQSIYGLFKSELITYDEAFKNASNPDEFKLRVQGIRSTSDLARDDMDSSLRDSIQRTSHRG from the coding sequence ATGATCATCGATGATCTACTTCGCATTGCCTGCGAGAAGAGCGCCTCGGACCTTCACCTGAAGGCGGGAAACCACCCGCACATCCGGGTCCACGGCGAACTGGTCCCGGTCACCGAGGTGCGTCGCCTCTCCGCTGAAGACACCCTGAACATGGCGTTCAGCATCATGTCCAATCGTCAGAAACAGAAGTTCAAGGACAACTTCGAACTCGACATGGCTTACGGCATCACCGGGGTGGGCCGCTTCCGGTGCAACATTTTCCAGCAGCGCGGCACCGTGTGCATCGTGATGCGCGTCATTCCGACGAAAATCCTGACCCTCGAGGAACTGCATCTCCCTCCCATCGTCGAGAAGATCTGTGACGAAGCCCGCGGCCTGGTCCTGGTCACGGGAACCACGGGTAGCGGCAAGACGACCACCCTGGCGACGATGATCGACCTCATGAATCAGAAGCGCTGCGAGAACATTATTACCATTGAGGACCCGATCGAATTTCTTCACACGGACAAGAAGGCGTTCGTCAATCAACGCGAGGTGGATATCGATACGAAGAGTTTCCACGATGCCTTGCGCAGCGCCTTGCGCGAGGACCCCGACATCATCCTCGTGGGCGAAATGCGAGACTTGGAAACCATCGATACCGCCATTACCGCGGCGGAAACCGGGCACCTCGTCTTGAGCACCCTGCACACCATTGATGCTACGGAAACGGTCCAGCGCGTCATCACCATGTTTCCACCCCATCAGCAAAACCAGATCCGGCTGCAACTCGCCACCATCCTGCGCTCCGTGATCTCGATGCGGCTGGTACGTCAGGCCGACGGGGTCGGCCGTGTGCCTGCGGTTGAAGTTCTGATGTCGACCGAATACATCCGGGATTGCATTGTGACCCCCGAAAAAACCCGCATCATCCGCGACGCCATCGCCCAGGGCACCACACAATACGGGATGCAAACATTCGATCAGTCCATTTACGGCCTTTTCAAGTCCGAGCTGATTACCTATGACGAGGCGTTCAAGAACGCTTCCAACCCGGATGAGTTTAAGCTGCGGGTGCAAGGGATCCGGTCGACCTCGGATTTGGCGCGCGATGATATGGACTCGTCACTCCGCGACTCCATCCAACGGACCTCCCACCGGGGGTAG
- a CDS encoding branched-chain amino acid transaminase encodes MPIVKASKIWANGKMIDWDDAKIHVLSHVVNYGSSVFEGIRCYQTAKGPAVFRLSDHIERLFNSSKIYRIEIPYSPEQISNAVLELVRVNRLEQCYIRPIVLRGYGDIGVNPFPAPIDVYIACYPWGKYLGEDALENGVDVCVSSWARMAPNTFPAMAKAGANYMNSQLIKMEALVNGYAEGIALTSEGYVSEGSGENVFVVREGVVYTPPIGSSILPGITRTSVLKICTEAQIEVIERVIPREFLYIADEVFFAGTAVEITPIRSIDRIKIGSGRRGPVTEEIQREFFGIVGGKNPDRFGWLTFANATNFVNA; translated from the coding sequence ATGCCGATTGTTAAAGCCTCCAAAATCTGGGCGAATGGAAAGATGATTGATTGGGACGATGCGAAAATCCATGTCCTTTCACATGTCGTCAATTATGGTTCGTCCGTTTTTGAAGGGATCCGTTGTTACCAAACTGCCAAGGGACCCGCGGTATTTCGGCTCTCCGATCACATTGAGCGTCTTTTCAATTCCTCGAAGATCTATCGCATCGAGATCCCCTATTCCCCGGAGCAGATTTCGAATGCGGTTCTGGAGCTGGTTCGAGTCAATCGGCTGGAGCAATGTTACATCCGCCCCATCGTCCTGCGCGGGTACGGCGACATTGGCGTCAACCCTTTCCCCGCCCCCATTGATGTGTACATCGCCTGCTACCCCTGGGGCAAGTACCTCGGCGAGGACGCTCTTGAGAACGGAGTGGACGTGTGCGTTTCCTCGTGGGCCCGGATGGCCCCCAATACGTTTCCGGCCATGGCGAAGGCCGGCGCGAACTACATGAATTCGCAGCTCATCAAGATGGAAGCGCTCGTCAACGGCTATGCCGAGGGGATTGCCCTGACTTCGGAAGGTTACGTCAGTGAAGGGAGTGGCGAAAACGTCTTTGTGGTTCGTGAAGGGGTCGTGTACACCCCCCCCATCGGTTCGTCCATCCTTCCGGGCATCACACGCACTTCGGTCCTCAAAATCTGTACCGAGGCTCAGATCGAAGTGATCGAGCGGGTGATCCCACGGGAGTTCCTCTACATTGCTGATGAAGTCTTCTTTGCGGGGACGGCGGTGGAAATCACTCCAATCCGTTCGATCGACCGGATCAAGATCGGCAGCGGCCGGCGTGGCCCCGTTACGGAGGAAATCCAAAGAGAGTTCTTCGGGATCGTCGGGGGAAAGAACCCGGACCGCTTTGGATGGCTGACTTTTGCGAATGCGACAAACTTTGTCAACGCCTGA
- a CDS encoding ABC transporter permease: MKKLIKVMYFPFRDMVTNAQLISTLVKRDFMSRYRASSVGLFWTLIQPAFMICVYTVTFSLIMNVRFGTDDSPISFVLYLFCGMLPWMAFSESLSRSSTVVLDNSNFVKKLVFPTQILPINMMLSALITEGIGILILLVAILLFKHTLHPTVALFPFVLLPQILLTLGLGWILASLTVFIRDIANFLNLVLTAWLFLTPIFYPEEIILRAQVPGLFKTFFVLNPMYTLVSNYRRIFLEGKMVEVRSLALLTLASLLVFWIGYAWFYRTRRSFADVL, encoded by the coding sequence ATGAAAAAACTCATTAAAGTGATGTACTTCCCGTTCCGGGACATGGTGACAAACGCACAGCTCATCTCGACCCTCGTGAAGCGGGACTTCATGTCGCGCTACCGGGCCTCCTCGGTCGGGCTCTTCTGGACCCTGATCCAGCCCGCATTCATGATTTGTGTTTACACCGTCACCTTCTCTTTGATCATGAATGTCCGTTTTGGAACCGATGACTCCCCGATCTCTTTTGTTCTTTACCTCTTTTGCGGGATGCTTCCCTGGATGGCGTTCAGCGAGTCGCTCTCCCGTTCCAGCACCGTCGTGCTGGATAATTCCAATTTTGTGAAGAAGCTGGTTTTTCCGACTCAGATCCTCCCCATTAACATGATGCTCTCCGCCCTGATTACCGAAGGGATCGGAATCCTGATTCTCCTGGTTGCCATCCTGCTGTTCAAGCATACCCTGCACCCCACCGTCGCGCTTTTCCCTTTCGTGCTCCTCCCTCAGATTCTGCTCACCCTGGGCCTGGGCTGGATCCTGGCGAGCCTGACGGTCTTCATCCGTGACATCGCCAACTTCCTGAACCTGGTTTTGACCGCCTGGTTGTTCCTGACCCCGATTTTTTATCCCGAGGAGATCATCCTGCGGGCGCAGGTGCCCGGCCTCTTCAAAACTTTTTTTGTGCTGAACCCGATGTATACTCTTGTGAGCAACTATCGAAGGATCTTTCTGGAGGGAAAGATGGTGGAGGTTCGCAGTCTCGCTTTACTGACGCTGGCATCGCTCCTGGTCTTTTGGATCGGCTATGCCTGGTTCTACCGCACCCGGCGGTCGTTCGCCGACGTGTTGTGA
- a CDS encoding RNA methyltransferase yields MPEEFEEIKSRHNALLKEIRTALRGGELSARGLLPIEGPLLLREAFKSRIAVDSLLVRDSTLLDAGLQNWLRDGRARVFTVSADLMTSIADTETPSGILGLVRLPQWKLEALLPEKAALFLVLVQLQDPGNLGTIIRCAEAFGVTAVLATPETVSPFNPKAVRASAGSIFRVPIFRGFRETDLFEVFKAHRIVTVATSLRAQQSIETLRLHPPLALYIGQEAAGLPENTLAACQSRVRIPMRESVQSLNVAIATGILLYEIRRHEKTH; encoded by the coding sequence ATGCCCGAAGAATTTGAGGAAATCAAGAGCCGGCACAATGCCCTCCTAAAGGAAATCCGGACGGCCTTAAGGGGGGGAGAATTGAGTGCGCGCGGCCTGCTCCCAATCGAAGGGCCCCTCCTGCTCCGTGAAGCGTTCAAGAGCAGAATTGCCGTCGATTCCCTTCTGGTCCGAGATTCCACTCTCCTCGATGCGGGTTTGCAGAACTGGCTCCGAGACGGTCGGGCCCGCGTTTTTACGGTCAGCGCCGATCTGATGACCTCTATTGCCGATACGGAGACACCCAGCGGCATCCTGGGATTAGTCCGACTGCCCCAATGGAAACTGGAAGCGCTATTACCGGAGAAAGCCGCGTTGTTCCTGGTCCTCGTTCAACTTCAGGACCCCGGAAACCTGGGCACTATCATTCGCTGTGCCGAGGCGTTTGGGGTGACCGCTGTCCTGGCGACCCCGGAAACCGTCAGCCCGTTCAATCCCAAAGCCGTGCGCGCCAGCGCGGGGTCCATCTTCCGGGTCCCGATATTCCGGGGGTTTCGCGAGACAGACCTTTTTGAGGTATTCAAGGCCCACCGGATTGTCACCGTGGCGACATCCCTGCGGGCGCAGCAGTCCATCGAAACGCTGCGACTTCATCCGCCCCTGGCTTTGTACATCGGGCAGGAGGCCGCGGGTCTCCCTGAAAACACCCTGGCCGCCTGCCAGAGCCGAGTCCGGATCCCCATGAGAGAATCTGTTCAATCGCTCAATGTTGCAATCGCCACGGGGATACTTCTTTACGAAATTCGAAGACATGAAAAAACTCATTAA
- a CDS encoding DUF5777 family beta-barrel protein yields the protein MRTPKPKWATWCGLALLAGMTLGTGRNALFARPQYMLLFDQDQYSIPAWHGQCSTCHINPSGGGERNVFGQSFEKGLHRITPELRASFPDRFLSEPRSSHRPRVHFDPRNPNLVVVEVNGERIQIDTARKSFQTAGPTPNAPPSTPQVPPPPGASVREKASPTVLDHYFVNLPSAVPYAKHSLNLQFSHRFGSPPFDETRGGGPSNLFGFDSFSISSFGVTYGITDRIAVRAYRSPLFKTIELGGEVSILRESEGEPFSLKAYASVEGRNNFKLTVANREFFEHFYGGNFQIAVSRSLWNRLELAFAPTFSSNTRFIFDPTTSRSNTVAMGIAGSLKLTRRSALVAEYIPRVAGYVPAGTQPTVSLGIQRATTRHVFSLVVSKTQATTTGQQILGGNIFTVGFNIYRRIR from the coding sequence ATGAGAACCCCAAAACCCAAGTGGGCAACATGGTGTGGGTTAGCCTTGCTCGCGGGGATGACCCTTGGCACAGGCAGGAACGCCCTCTTTGCCCGTCCGCAGTACATGCTCCTCTTCGATCAGGACCAATATTCGATCCCCGCATGGCACGGCCAGTGTTCAACCTGTCATATCAATCCCAGCGGGGGCGGAGAGCGCAATGTGTTTGGACAGTCCTTTGAGAAAGGGCTGCATAGGATCACTCCCGAATTGCGAGCCAGCTTCCCGGACCGGTTCCTCTCCGAACCACGCTCCTCGCATCGCCCCCGTGTCCATTTTGATCCGAGGAACCCCAACCTGGTGGTGGTCGAGGTGAATGGGGAGAGGATTCAAATCGACACTGCCAGAAAGAGCTTCCAGACGGCCGGACCTACACCCAATGCGCCCCCGTCAACTCCGCAGGTCCCGCCACCCCCTGGAGCTTCCGTAAGGGAAAAAGCTTCCCCCACAGTTTTAGACCACTACTTTGTTAACCTGCCCTCCGCCGTTCCCTACGCCAAGCACTCCTTGAATCTGCAATTCTCGCACCGGTTTGGGAGTCCGCCCTTTGATGAAACACGAGGTGGTGGCCCCAGCAATCTTTTTGGGTTTGACAGTTTCTCGATTTCCTCTTTTGGGGTGACGTATGGCATTACCGACCGAATTGCGGTGCGCGCCTATCGCAGCCCTCTGTTCAAGACGATCGAACTGGGCGGGGAAGTTTCCATTCTCAGAGAATCGGAGGGAGAACCATTCTCCTTGAAGGCCTATGCTTCGGTCGAAGGCCGCAACAACTTCAAACTCACCGTTGCGAACCGGGAGTTCTTTGAACATTTCTATGGCGGGAATTTTCAGATCGCCGTGTCGCGCTCGTTATGGAACCGACTCGAACTGGCCTTTGCCCCCACCTTCTCCAGCAACACGCGCTTCATCTTTGACCCCACAACCTCCCGAAGCAACACGGTGGCGATGGGAATCGCGGGTTCGCTCAAGTTAACACGCCGCTCCGCGCTGGTGGCCGAGTATATTCCTCGTGTGGCAGGTTATGTTCCCGCAGGCACCCAGCCGACGGTCTCCCTGGGAATTCAGAGAGCGACGACGCGGCATGTCTTCTCGCTGGTGGTCTCAAAGACGCAGGCCACCACCACAGGGCAGCAAATCCTGGGCGGCAATATTTTCACCGTGGGATTCAACATTTACCGAAGAATACGCTAA
- a CDS encoding outer-membrane lipoprotein carrier protein LolA, whose product MRPNPAILILALSIILLGSFPWLGWAQKEDPQVEHILAELDKAAADFQTLQAKIKNTTYTKVVDDTSIENGRLWFQHERRGNKIKLEFKDPARREILIADGRVSIYYPKIKKIDEFALGSEGLQNKAELGLLAGVGSSGDTLRKTYSIRYLGEEKIEGKKTVKLVLTPRDAKAKSFFSTQEVWLDAVSWLPVRQKMIEPSGDSLTIDFDDVEKNKRISDKTFKIKR is encoded by the coding sequence ATGAGACCGAATCCCGCAATACTTATTCTTGCGCTGTCAATCATCCTCCTGGGTTCCTTTCCCTGGCTGGGGTGGGCCCAAAAGGAGGACCCCCAGGTGGAGCACATCCTGGCGGAGTTGGATAAAGCCGCTGCTGATTTTCAAACCCTTCAGGCAAAGATCAAGAACACGACCTATACCAAGGTGGTGGACGACACGAGTATTGAAAACGGTCGCCTGTGGTTCCAGCATGAGCGCCGCGGAAACAAGATCAAGCTCGAGTTCAAGGACCCGGCGCGCCGTGAGATCCTGATTGCGGACGGAAGGGTGTCCATTTATTACCCCAAAATTAAGAAGATCGATGAGTTTGCTTTAGGCAGCGAAGGCCTTCAGAACAAGGCAGAATTGGGGTTGCTGGCCGGCGTGGGATCGTCGGGCGATACTCTCCGAAAGACCTATTCCATCCGTTACCTGGGAGAGGAAAAGATCGAGGGAAAGAAGACTGTCAAACTGGTCCTGACTCCACGCGACGCCAAGGCCAAATCGTTCTTTTCCACCCAGGAGGTATGGCTCGATGCGGTGTCCTGGCTGCCTGTACGCCAAAAGATGATTGAGCCTTCGGGGGATTCACTGACGATCGATTTTGACGACGTGGAGAAGAACAAGCGCATCTCCGACAAGACCTTCAAGATCAAGAGATAA